The Neurospora crassa OR74A linkage group IV, whole genome shotgun sequence genome has a segment encoding these proteins:
- a CDS encoding rho GTPase activator Rga, variant, with product MDDYLDAPMDADDVFPCKGCGEILEEGKAFELAGNRWHLDCFRCNTCNTLLDSDANLLLLGDGSLICNNCTYSCSACGNKIEDLAILTGDQAFCATCFRCRNCKRKIENLRYARTAHGIFCMNCHESLMARRRKKAKAAAQAKARDTDKSLPALPPNAVPPSSTGFAAEKLAADSDTPTELSPRPRNAYGRQDSSSRSSSRPDRSPERLAETNKETVLAPPAPNYRHNRNSTMFSADLSGGDAEDFFIPVALDQSPAPSITPQSTADTISDTSRKNKDYFGSARSNAVQPDKKESTAPTPHIALMAQMAQERQPSSDYESPQQERLPPRKLSRAADVIGNTKPAHIASILAEVYNQQPNNEDFKLQNVPKSKRLVGNRSESQASNSIENGTTPRNKESPEPPLTMSPDRIMTPRSSQDSRPRDPMSDEIRPSSDSVTSRSEVSNAGRSIPRKEVPPPVSRNSDGKPLPVPGSNSSEGPALPIRPPPPEAKLSNTYMQPRAPPLPPTQAQTPKNQSTTSGEVQELKPSPKLPRWSSGVEFSMDEDMARILGTDEGSSSILRRVSNAVRHGRNSSGETGATPGRISHSRSVSETTRGTTSPRWPRTPIVEDYSAGNINDITSPLSLASTTQDDPAYLKRQLRSSEQRVAELERQFNTEKDLKSLNKKLIEKRKTVSVLDTQTEIMIRQLEVLAGYVERAKKTNESFDARELEESAIKEFVQKLERLKHNMTSAIEQLIAERDDLVEEKNQAIADRDRALLEFEQLSSKNAQLADMNNDLTHQIQERFKQQINNGELKSPNGLGIYGHTKGASLNMDAASLQTATTMVGPDMEDQLVEGPTVVNIRKGQVKKFNWKKGSSKVAHNISKGIRGAAGAFQGQEGTQRQQQQQQQQQQQGSLNGDNIGLPYAMTVAQVEAPVTVVPPPANTIKPVMVDNARQGGGGGGGGFGFFGGKKPNAQQKSMSVTNISTPAVAEAPTTLFGSDLIERTEHERRQIPSVVTRCIEEVELRGMDVEGIYRKTGGNSQIKMIQEGFEKQQDFDISDPEIDITAVTSVLKQYFRKLPNPLLTFEVYERVLESNNIQDVEEKCAHLKKTVNMLPPKHRDCLEFLMFHLARVASRERENLMSPKNLAVVFAPTIMRDHSLEKEMTDMHAKNNAVQFLIENSALIFEE from the exons ATGGATGACTATCTTGACGCCCCCATGGATGCGGACGATGTGTTCCCATGCAAAGGATGCGGTGAA ATTCTGGAAGAAGGCAAAGCATTCGAACTTG CTGGAAACCGATGGCATCTCGATTGCTTCCGTTGTAACACATGCAACACGCTCCTTGATTCGGATGCGAATCTCCTTCTGCTTGGAGACGGGTCGCTGATTTGCAACAACTGCACATACAGCTGTAGTGCTTGCGGTAATAAGATTGAGGACTTGGCCATCCTGACCGGAGACCAGGCCTTTTGCGCAACATGCTTCCGCTGTAGGAATTGCAAGAGAAAGATCGAAAACCTGCGCTACGCCAGGACGGCTCATGGGATATTTTGCATGAATTGCCACGAGAGTCTAATGGCACGAAGACGCAAGAAAGCAAAAGCAGCGGCTCAAGCAAAAGCTCGAGACACCGACAAATCCCTTCCTGCGCTACCGCCAAACGCTGTACCCCCTTCCAGCACAGGTTTCGCAGCCGAAAAGCTTGCGGCGGACTCTGATACCCCTACCGAACTATCACCACGACCGCGAAATGCTTATGGACGGCAGGACTCATCGTCGCGGAGCAGTTCGAGACCTGACCGCTCCCCCGAAAGATTGGCGGAAACGAACAAGGAAACGGTGCTGGCCCCGCCAGCGCCAAACTATAGACACAACCGCAATTCAACCATGTTTTCTGCTGATCTCAGCGGGGGGGATGCTGAGGACTTCTTCATTCCCGTCGCGCTTGACCAGAGTCCCGCGCCGTCCATCACGCCTCAGTCCACGGCAGACACAATTTCAGACACGAGCCGTAAAAACAAAGATTATTTTGGCTCGGCCAGGTCAAACGCTGTCCAGCCAGACAAGAAGGAATCGACGGCGCCAACACCCCACATTGCATTGATGGCGCAGATGGCCCAAGAGAGGCAGCCGTCGTCTGACTATGAAAGTCCTCAACAGGAGCGGCTCCCACCCCGGAAGCTCTCTCGAGCGGCCGATGTGATTGGTAACACAAAACCGGCCCATATCGCTAGCATCTTGGCCGAAGTCTACAATCAGCAGCCCAACAACGAGGACTTCAAGCTGCAGAATGTACCCAAAAGCAAGAGGCTTGTGGGTAACCGGAGCGAATCTCAAGCAAGCAACAGCATCGAGAATGGAACTACGCCACGGAACAAGGAGAGTCCTGAGCCCCCTTTAACTATGAGTCCAGACAGGATCATGACCCCTAGGTCCTCTCAGGATTCTCGTCCTAGGGATCCCATGAGCGATGAGATACGGCCGTCCAGCGACTCTGTAACCTCGCGCTCAGAAGTCTCGAACGCTGGGCGATCCATTCCACGGAAAGAGGTCCCGCCTCCTGTATCCAGAAACT CCGATGGCAAACCTCTGCCGGTTCCTGGGTCGAACAGTTCCGAGGGTCCTGCTCTCCCGATCCGTCCCCCGCCGCCTGAGGCGAAGCTTAGTAACACGTATATGCAACCTCGCGCACCGCCTTTGCCTCCCACTCAGGCCCAGACCCCCAAAAACCAGTCGACAACAAGTGGTGAAGTCCAGGAGCTGAAACCATCCCCCAAGCTACCTAGGTGGAGCTCTGGGGTCGAGTTCAGCATGGATGAGGATATGGCCAGGATATTGGGAACAGATGAGGGCTCATCGTCAATCCTCCGCCGGGTCTCAAACGCAGTACGACATGGACGGAACAGCAGTGGTGAAACAGGCGCTACTCCTGGCAGGATTTCTCACAGTAGGAGCGTGAGCGAAACCACTCGAGGAACTACTTCGCCCCGTTGGCCGAGAACTCCGATTGTTGAGGACTACTCCGCCGGTAATATCAACGATATAACGAGTCCGTTGTCTTTGGCTAGTACGACACAGGATGATCCAGCCTATCTGAAGCGGCAACTCAGAAGCTCCGAGCAGCGGGTGGCAGAGCTGGAGCGACAGTTCAACACGGAAAAGGATCTTAAGAGTCTTAACAAGAAGTTGAtcgagaagaggaagacagTTTCGGTGCTTGATACTCAGACTGAGATCATGATCAGGCAGCTTGAGGTCTTGGCCGGGTATGTTGAGCGTGCAAAGAAGACTAACGAGTCGTTTGACGCTCGCGAGTTGGAGGAGTCCGCAATCAAGGAGTTTGTCCAAAAGCTAGAACGTCTCAAGCACAACATGACCTCTGCGATCGAGCAACTCATCGCGGAGAGAGACGatttggtggaggagaaaaaCCAAGCCATTGCCGACCGCGATCGCGCTCTGCTCGAGTTTGAGCAGCTGTCTTCCAAGAACGCTCAGTTGGCCGATATGAACAATGATCTCACTCACCAGATTCAGGAGAGATTCAAGCAGCAGATCAATAACGGCGAGCTCAAGTCACCCAATGGTTTGGGTATTTACGGCCACACCAAGGGTGCTTCACTCAACATGGACGCCGCGAGCTTACAGACAGCTACGACTATGGTTGGTCCTGATATGGAAGATCAGCTTGTGGAAGGCCCTACCGTGGTGAACATCCGCAAGGGCCAGGTCAAGAAGTTCAACTGGAAGAAGGGCTCCAGCAAGGTGGCGCACAATATCTCGAAGGGTATCCGTGGTGCAGCAGGCGCATTCCAAGGACAGGAAGGAACCcagaggcagcagcagcagcagcagcagcagcagcagcagggctCCTTGAACGGAGACAACATTGGTCTTCCTTATGCCATGACAGTTGCCCAGGTTGAGGCTCCGGTCACTGTCGTTCCCCCACCAGCCAACACCATCAAACCTGTGATGGTTGATAACGCGCGgcaaggtggaggaggtggtggtggagggttTGGTTTCTTCGGTGGCAAAAAGCCGAACGCGCAGCAAAAGTCGATGTCGGTGACCAATATCTCTACCCCTGCGGTTGCAGAAGCCCCCACTACTCTCTTCGGTTCCGACCTGATTGAGCGGACTGAACATGAACGCCGTCAGATACCAAGCGTGGTCACGCGCTGTATCGAGGAGGTTGAGCTTCGTGGTATGGATGTCGAGGGAATCTACAGGAAAACCGGAGGCAACTCTCAAATCAAGATGATTCAAGAGGGCTTTGAGAAGCAGCAAGATTTCGACATTTCCGACCCGGAGATCGATATTACTGCTGTGACGAGTGTCCTTAAACAGTACTTCCGCAAGCTCCCCAACCCCTTGCTGACGTTCGAGGTGTATGAAAGGGTCTTGGAGTCCAATA ATATTCAAGACGTAGAGGAGAAATGCGCTCACCTGAAGAAAACGGTCAACATGCTTCCACCAAAGCACCGCGACTGTCTCGAGTTCCTCATGTTTCATCTTGCTCGAGTAGCGAGCAGAGAACGCGAGAATTTG ATGTCACCCAAAAACTTGGCTGTGGTGTTTGCGCCCACCATCATGAGAGATCACAGTCTCGAGAAAGAAATGACAGACATGCACGCCAAGAACAATGCCGTGCAGTTCCTGATCGAGAACAGTGCGCTCATCTTTGAGGAATAA
- a CDS encoding rho GTPase activator Rga, whose amino-acid sequence MDDYLDAPMDADDVFPCKGCGEILEEGKAFELAGNRWHLDCFRCNTCNTLLDSDANLLLLGDGSLICNNCTYSCSACGNKIEDLAILTGDQAFCATCFRCRNCKRKIENLRYARTAHGIFCMNCHESLMARRRKKAKAAAQAKARDTDKSLPALPPNAVPPSSTGFAAEKLAADSDTPTELSPRPRNAYGRQDSSSRSSSRPDRSPERLAETNKETVLAPPAPNYRHNRNSTMFSADLSGGDAEDFFIPVALDQSPAPSITPQSTADTISDTSRKNKDYFGSARSNAVQPDKKESTAPTPHIALMAQMAQERQPSSDYESPQQERLPPRKLSRAADVIGNTKPAHIASILAEVYNQQPNNEDFKLQNVPKSKRLVGNRSESQASNSIENGTTPRNKESPEPPLTMSPDRIMTPRSSQDSRPRDPMSDEIRPSSDSVTSRSEVSNAGRSIPRKEVPPPVSRNLADGKPLPVPGSNSSEGPALPIRPPPPEAKLSNTYMQPRAPPLPPTQAQTPKNQSTTSGEVQELKPSPKLPRWSSGVEFSMDEDMARILGTDEGSSSILRRVSNAVRHGRNSSGETGATPGRISHSRSVSETTRGTTSPRWPRTPIVEDYSAGNINDITSPLSLASTTQDDPAYLKRQLRSSEQRVAELERQFNTEKDLKSLNKKLIEKRKTVSVLDTQTEIMIRQLEVLAGYVERAKKTNESFDARELEESAIKEFVQKLERLKHNMTSAIEQLIAERDDLVEEKNQAIADRDRALLEFEQLSSKNAQLADMNNDLTHQIQERFKQQINNGELKSPNGLGIYGHTKGASLNMDAASLQTATTMVGPDMEDQLVEGPTVVNIRKGQVKKFNWKKGSSKVAHNISKGIRGAAGAFQGQEGTQRQQQQQQQQQQQGSLNGDNIGLPYAMTVAQVEAPVTVVPPPANTIKPVMVDNARQGGGGGGGGFGFFGGKKPNAQQKSMSVTNISTPAVAEAPTTLFGSDLIERTEHERRQIPSVVTRCIEEVELRGMDVEGIYRKTGGNSQIKMIQEGFEKQQDFDISDPEIDITAVTSVLKQYFRKLPNPLLTFEVYERVLESNNIQDVEEKCAHLKKTVNMLPPKHRDCLEFLMFHLARVASRERENLMSPKNLAVVFAPTIMRDHSLEKEMTDMHAKNNAVQFLIENSALIFEE is encoded by the exons ATGGATGACTATCTTGACGCCCCCATGGATGCGGACGATGTGTTCCCATGCAAAGGATGCGGTGAA ATTCTGGAAGAAGGCAAAGCATTCGAACTTG CTGGAAACCGATGGCATCTCGATTGCTTCCGTTGTAACACATGCAACACGCTCCTTGATTCGGATGCGAATCTCCTTCTGCTTGGAGACGGGTCGCTGATTTGCAACAACTGCACATACAGCTGTAGTGCTTGCGGTAATAAGATTGAGGACTTGGCCATCCTGACCGGAGACCAGGCCTTTTGCGCAACATGCTTCCGCTGTAGGAATTGCAAGAGAAAGATCGAAAACCTGCGCTACGCCAGGACGGCTCATGGGATATTTTGCATGAATTGCCACGAGAGTCTAATGGCACGAAGACGCAAGAAAGCAAAAGCAGCGGCTCAAGCAAAAGCTCGAGACACCGACAAATCCCTTCCTGCGCTACCGCCAAACGCTGTACCCCCTTCCAGCACAGGTTTCGCAGCCGAAAAGCTTGCGGCGGACTCTGATACCCCTACCGAACTATCACCACGACCGCGAAATGCTTATGGACGGCAGGACTCATCGTCGCGGAGCAGTTCGAGACCTGACCGCTCCCCCGAAAGATTGGCGGAAACGAACAAGGAAACGGTGCTGGCCCCGCCAGCGCCAAACTATAGACACAACCGCAATTCAACCATGTTTTCTGCTGATCTCAGCGGGGGGGATGCTGAGGACTTCTTCATTCCCGTCGCGCTTGACCAGAGTCCCGCGCCGTCCATCACGCCTCAGTCCACGGCAGACACAATTTCAGACACGAGCCGTAAAAACAAAGATTATTTTGGCTCGGCCAGGTCAAACGCTGTCCAGCCAGACAAGAAGGAATCGACGGCGCCAACACCCCACATTGCATTGATGGCGCAGATGGCCCAAGAGAGGCAGCCGTCGTCTGACTATGAAAGTCCTCAACAGGAGCGGCTCCCACCCCGGAAGCTCTCTCGAGCGGCCGATGTGATTGGTAACACAAAACCGGCCCATATCGCTAGCATCTTGGCCGAAGTCTACAATCAGCAGCCCAACAACGAGGACTTCAAGCTGCAGAATGTACCCAAAAGCAAGAGGCTTGTGGGTAACCGGAGCGAATCTCAAGCAAGCAACAGCATCGAGAATGGAACTACGCCACGGAACAAGGAGAGTCCTGAGCCCCCTTTAACTATGAGTCCAGACAGGATCATGACCCCTAGGTCCTCTCAGGATTCTCGTCCTAGGGATCCCATGAGCGATGAGATACGGCCGTCCAGCGACTCTGTAACCTCGCGCTCAGAAGTCTCGAACGCTGGGCGATCCATTCCACGGAAAGAGGTCCCGCCTCCTGTATCCAGAAACT TAGCCGATGGCAAACCTCTGCCGGTTCCTGGGTCGAACAGTTCCGAGGGTCCTGCTCTCCCGATCCGTCCCCCGCCGCCTGAGGCGAAGCTTAGTAACACGTATATGCAACCTCGCGCACCGCCTTTGCCTCCCACTCAGGCCCAGACCCCCAAAAACCAGTCGACAACAAGTGGTGAAGTCCAGGAGCTGAAACCATCCCCCAAGCTACCTAGGTGGAGCTCTGGGGTCGAGTTCAGCATGGATGAGGATATGGCCAGGATATTGGGAACAGATGAGGGCTCATCGTCAATCCTCCGCCGGGTCTCAAACGCAGTACGACATGGACGGAACAGCAGTGGTGAAACAGGCGCTACTCCTGGCAGGATTTCTCACAGTAGGAGCGTGAGCGAAACCACTCGAGGAACTACTTCGCCCCGTTGGCCGAGAACTCCGATTGTTGAGGACTACTCCGCCGGTAATATCAACGATATAACGAGTCCGTTGTCTTTGGCTAGTACGACACAGGATGATCCAGCCTATCTGAAGCGGCAACTCAGAAGCTCCGAGCAGCGGGTGGCAGAGCTGGAGCGACAGTTCAACACGGAAAAGGATCTTAAGAGTCTTAACAAGAAGTTGAtcgagaagaggaagacagTTTCGGTGCTTGATACTCAGACTGAGATCATGATCAGGCAGCTTGAGGTCTTGGCCGGGTATGTTGAGCGTGCAAAGAAGACTAACGAGTCGTTTGACGCTCGCGAGTTGGAGGAGTCCGCAATCAAGGAGTTTGTCCAAAAGCTAGAACGTCTCAAGCACAACATGACCTCTGCGATCGAGCAACTCATCGCGGAGAGAGACGatttggtggaggagaaaaaCCAAGCCATTGCCGACCGCGATCGCGCTCTGCTCGAGTTTGAGCAGCTGTCTTCCAAGAACGCTCAGTTGGCCGATATGAACAATGATCTCACTCACCAGATTCAGGAGAGATTCAAGCAGCAGATCAATAACGGCGAGCTCAAGTCACCCAATGGTTTGGGTATTTACGGCCACACCAAGGGTGCTTCACTCAACATGGACGCCGCGAGCTTACAGACAGCTACGACTATGGTTGGTCCTGATATGGAAGATCAGCTTGTGGAAGGCCCTACCGTGGTGAACATCCGCAAGGGCCAGGTCAAGAAGTTCAACTGGAAGAAGGGCTCCAGCAAGGTGGCGCACAATATCTCGAAGGGTATCCGTGGTGCAGCAGGCGCATTCCAAGGACAGGAAGGAACCcagaggcagcagcagcagcagcagcagcagcagcagcagggctCCTTGAACGGAGACAACATTGGTCTTCCTTATGCCATGACAGTTGCCCAGGTTGAGGCTCCGGTCACTGTCGTTCCCCCACCAGCCAACACCATCAAACCTGTGATGGTTGATAACGCGCGgcaaggtggaggaggtggtggtggagggttTGGTTTCTTCGGTGGCAAAAAGCCGAACGCGCAGCAAAAGTCGATGTCGGTGACCAATATCTCTACCCCTGCGGTTGCAGAAGCCCCCACTACTCTCTTCGGTTCCGACCTGATTGAGCGGACTGAACATGAACGCCGTCAGATACCAAGCGTGGTCACGCGCTGTATCGAGGAGGTTGAGCTTCGTGGTATGGATGTCGAGGGAATCTACAGGAAAACCGGAGGCAACTCTCAAATCAAGATGATTCAAGAGGGCTTTGAGAAGCAGCAAGATTTCGACATTTCCGACCCGGAGATCGATATTACTGCTGTGACGAGTGTCCTTAAACAGTACTTCCGCAAGCTCCCCAACCCCTTGCTGACGTTCGAGGTGTATGAAAGGGTCTTGGAGTCCAATA ATATTCAAGACGTAGAGGAGAAATGCGCTCACCTGAAGAAAACGGTCAACATGCTTCCACCAAAGCACCGCGACTGTCTCGAGTTCCTCATGTTTCATCTTGCTCGAGTAGCGAGCAGAGAACGCGAGAATTTG ATGTCACCCAAAAACTTGGCTGTGGTGTTTGCGCCCACCATCATGAGAGATCACAGTCTCGAGAAAGAAATGACAGACATGCACGCCAAGAACAATGCCGTGCAGTTCCTGATCGAGAACAGTGCGCTCATCTTTGAGGAATAA